In the Xiamenia xianingshaonis genome, one interval contains:
- a CDS encoding DEAD/DEAH box helicase, with the protein MFSADAIRNASGSKTYDRGCELASTSLVTVLGRLRSFDERGNLRLQAKVRSSSGWADYYQVSIVIDDVGDAVLSSSCTCPAHAGNSRVCKHCVAAALAFLHDPRSFLDRTGVLDGAARAGRAGLAKRGSRAASGAVDALWADQDAGQHVYGRLAEDLAAGGRTAAPAAHPAPARLFPTQNPFRAPDSPADDSETSPELAVLMDRYAPEKTPLRKVRDGGYVEEELTGAWLQPVLTETLHGWKASFKIGHGKASYVVKSISDLLERVRDRRSHFYGKNLAFTHSLTAFDRRSRLVLGLLQRVEDRIQRSPLDVSFRSRPSQTLQREVDLHAEEVVELLDIQRRADEPIIVEDPALYGRGRQAVRIVREDPALDVELFQEGEQWVLDGGGTVPFVRSGGRLFVLRANVFYDCSPDVASLSEFLTSLYAKGRLQLSAKDVPRFASTLLPALEERLSMHVPDEVRALKPVPCQLEFYFDREAHRVTVEAYANYAGKRIALGGVRSAGRPEGVFDPENAGGKLCPVRDEAAESAAYDLVGEYFTVDAAQAAAAGADLDGSDVPFIAIDDEGAMVALLFGGLARFREAGEAFTTAAFDRLLFDREPTIDIGLSLTGDLIDMDVSSSDLDAEDLRALLGSFRKRRKFHRLRSGAYLSLRDFGERRLAQLEQIGDDLGVSDRDLVSGAFEVPAYRAFYLAAAAPDATCDEAFSQLVESFREARSADFAVPPALAGVMRSYQVEGFRWLSLLSECGFGGILADEMGLGKTLQVIAWLLACREADAAGPAALAAPASAALAGAAGSGDAAGPADAAAPAFEPPLRLGADCPALVVCPASVVYNWTAEFERFAPGLVVRTLVGTKSERIATRRLPCDVLVTSYDIARIDGEALAEREFFAIVLDEAHYIKNQSAKTTRALKKLRGRHRFALTGTPMENRPSELFSLFDFLMPGYLGSYMGFRERFELGVLGGDEETAERLHRLVGPFVLRRLKADVLTELPDKLETVVRASMGAKQRRLYDAHEQHVREELALQIAESKKRRHERAPGPREHSVEILAELTKLRQLCCDPGLLYEDYTGGAAKVDAIMDLVGSAVEAGEKILVFSQFTSFLSVLAERMRDERIDHFVLTGSTPKRRRLELVNSFNAGATPVFLVSLKAGGTGLNLTGASVVIHADPWWNASVQNQATDRAHRIGQDRVVNVFKVIASGTIEERMVCLQEKKLALADGLIGGEGMSLAALTDDDLLDLLSSAG; encoded by the coding sequence ATGTTTTCTGCCGACGCCATACGCAACGCCTCTGGGTCGAAGACGTACGACCGCGGCTGCGAGTTGGCGTCGACGAGCCTTGTCACGGTGCTCGGGCGGCTGCGGTCCTTTGACGAGCGCGGGAACCTGCGCTTGCAGGCGAAGGTGCGCAGCTCGAGCGGATGGGCAGACTATTACCAGGTCAGCATTGTGATTGACGACGTTGGCGATGCGGTGCTGTCCAGTTCGTGCACCTGTCCCGCCCATGCGGGGAACAGCCGCGTGTGCAAGCACTGCGTCGCGGCGGCGCTTGCGTTTCTGCACGACCCCCGGTCGTTTCTTGACCGCACCGGCGTGCTGGACGGCGCCGCGCGGGCGGGTCGGGCCGGTTTGGCGAAGCGAGGCTCGCGCGCCGCCTCTGGCGCCGTCGATGCGCTCTGGGCCGACCAAGACGCTGGCCAGCACGTATACGGCCGCCTGGCCGAAGACCTTGCCGCTGGCGGGCGAACGGCCGCCCCTGCCGCCCATCCCGCCCCTGCTCGCCTCTTCCCGACGCAAAACCCCTTCCGCGCCCCCGATTCGCCCGCTGACGACTCCGAGACTTCGCCTGAGCTGGCGGTGCTGATGGACCGCTACGCCCCCGAGAAAACGCCGCTGCGCAAGGTCCGCGACGGCGGTTACGTCGAAGAAGAGCTGACGGGCGCGTGGCTGCAGCCGGTGCTCACCGAGACGCTCCACGGGTGGAAGGCCAGCTTCAAAATAGGGCACGGCAAGGCGAGCTATGTGGTAAAAAGCATCTCTGACCTGCTCGAACGCGTTCGGGACCGCCGTTCGCACTTCTACGGGAAAAACCTTGCGTTCACCCATTCGCTGACGGCATTCGATCGGCGCTCGCGCCTGGTCCTGGGGCTTTTGCAGCGCGTCGAGGACCGGATCCAGCGCTCGCCCCTTGACGTTTCGTTCCGGTCCCGTCCGAGCCAAACCCTGCAGCGCGAGGTCGATCTGCACGCGGAAGAGGTTGTCGAGCTGCTTGACATCCAACGGCGGGCCGACGAGCCGATCATCGTCGAGGACCCGGCGCTGTACGGTCGCGGGCGCCAGGCGGTCCGCATCGTGCGCGAGGACCCTGCCCTCGACGTTGAGCTGTTCCAAGAGGGCGAGCAGTGGGTGCTTGACGGCGGCGGCACGGTGCCCTTCGTGCGGTCGGGCGGTCGGCTCTTCGTGCTGCGCGCGAACGTCTTCTACGACTGCTCGCCGGACGTGGCGTCGCTTTCCGAGTTCCTGACCAGCCTTTATGCGAAGGGTCGTCTGCAGCTTTCCGCGAAGGACGTGCCGCGGTTCGCGTCGACGCTGCTGCCGGCGTTGGAAGAGCGGCTTTCGATGCACGTGCCCGACGAGGTGCGCGCCTTGAAGCCGGTGCCCTGCCAGTTGGAGTTTTACTTCGATCGGGAAGCGCATCGCGTGACGGTCGAGGCGTATGCGAACTATGCGGGGAAGCGGATCGCGCTCGGCGGCGTGCGCAGCGCGGGGCGGCCGGAGGGCGTTTTCGATCCGGAAAACGCCGGAGGGAAGCTGTGCCCGGTGCGCGACGAAGCGGCGGAAAGCGCGGCATATGACCTGGTGGGAGAGTATTTCACGGTCGATGCGGCACAGGCGGCAGCGGCGGGGGCCGACCTGGACGGGTCGGACGTGCCGTTCATCGCGATCGACGACGAAGGCGCCATGGTCGCGCTTCTGTTCGGCGGGCTGGCGCGGTTTCGCGAGGCGGGCGAGGCGTTCACGACGGCGGCGTTCGATCGGCTGCTGTTCGACCGGGAGCCGACCATCGACATCGGGCTTTCGTTGACCGGCGACCTCATCGATATGGACGTGTCGTCGAGCGACCTGGATGCGGAAGACTTGCGGGCGCTTTTGGGCAGTTTCCGGAAGCGGCGGAAGTTCCACCGGCTGCGCAGCGGCGCGTACTTGAGCCTGCGCGACTTCGGCGAGCGGCGGCTTGCGCAGTTGGAGCAGATCGGCGACGACTTGGGCGTGAGCGATCGGGACCTGGTGAGCGGCGCGTTCGAAGTGCCGGCCTACCGGGCGTTTTACCTGGCCGCAGCCGCGCCGGACGCAACGTGCGACGAGGCGTTCAGCCAGCTGGTCGAGTCGTTTCGGGAAGCGCGCTCGGCCGATTTCGCGGTGCCGCCGGCGCTTGCGGGCGTGATGCGCTCGTACCAGGTCGAGGGATTCCGGTGGCTGTCGCTGCTGTCCGAATGCGGGTTCGGCGGGATTCTCGCCGACGAGATGGGGCTGGGGAAGACGCTGCAGGTGATCGCGTGGCTGCTCGCGTGCCGGGAAGCGGATGCGGCCGGCCCCGCGGCCTTGGCGGCCCCCGCAAGTGCGGCTCTAGCGGGTGCGGCTGGCTCCGGCGATGCGGCCGGCCCCGCAGATGCAGCGGCCCCCGCGTTCGAGCCTCCCTTGCGCCTTGGTGCCGACTGCCCCGCGCTGGTGGTGTGCCCTGCCTCGGTCGTGTACAACTGGACGGCCGAATTCGAGCGATTCGCCCCTGGCCTGGTCGTTCGCACGCTTGTCGGCACGAAGTCCGAGCGCATTGCCACGCGACGGCTTCCCTGCGACGTGCTGGTGACGTCCTACGACATCGCCCGCATCGACGGCGAGGCCCTGGCCGAGCGCGAGTTCTTCGCCATCGTTTTGGACGAGGCCCACTACATCAAAAACCAGTCGGCCAAAACCACGCGCGCGCTGAAAAAGCTGCGCGGGCGCCACCGGTTCGCGCTGACGGGCACGCCGATGGAGAACCGTCCAAGCGAGCTGTTCAGCCTGTTCGACTTTCTCATGCCGGGCTATCTGGGCAGCTACATGGGCTTTCGGGAGCGCTTTGAGCTGGGCGTTTTGGGCGGCGACGAGGAAACGGCCGAGCGTTTGCACCGGCTGGTGGGCCCGTTCGTGTTGCGGCGCCTGAAGGCCGACGTGCTGACCGAGCTGCCCGACAAGCTGGAAACGGTGGTGCGCGCGTCGATGGGCGCGAAGCAGCGGCGGCTCTATGACGCTCACGAGCAGCACGTCCGCGAGGAACTGGCGCTGCAGATCGCCGAGAGCAAAAAGCGGCGGCACGAGCGGGCGCCCGGCCCGCGCGAGCACAGCGTGGAGATCCTCGCCGAGCTGACGAAGCTGCGCCAGCTGTGCTGCGATCCCGGCCTTCTGTACGAGGACTACACGGGCGGCGCGGCAAAGGTGGACGCCATCATGGACCTGGTAGGCTCGGCGGTGGAAGCCGGCGAGAAAATACTGGTGTTTTCCCAGTTCACAAGCTTTCTTTCGGTGTTGGCCGAACGCATGCGCGACGAGCGGATCGATCACTTCGTGCTGACGGGCTCCACGCCGAAGCGCCGCCGGCTCGAACTGGTCAACAGCTTCAACGCGGGCGCCACGCCGGTGTTTCTGGTGTCGCTGAAGGCCGGCGGCACGGGGCTGAACCTGACGGGCGCGTCGGTCGTCATCCATGCGGACCCGTGGTGGAACGCGTCGGTGCAGAACCAGGCGACCGATCGGGCGCACCGCATCGGGCAGGACCGGGTGGTGAACGTGTTCAAGGTGATCGCAAGCGGCACGATCGAGGAGCGCATGGTGTGCCTGCAGGAGAAGAAGCTTGCCCTGGCCGACGGGCTGATCGGCGGGGAAGGCATGAGTCTGGCCGCGCTGACCGACGACGACCTGCTCGACTTGCTGAGCAGCGCCGGATAG
- the tatC gene encoding twin-arginine translocase subunit TatC encodes MPIGPARMPLFDHLGELRMRLVRIVVCLAVAVVVFYMATPTMGQFLLLPIAEYLPHAADGSVALVALDPFESFSVRFLISMWAAIVACAPVILWQLLAFFLPALKPSERKWFVPTFAVAVFLFVFGTVFCYAIILDPAFQWLTDQAIGLGYVEPRMSTYVDIIIKFELAFGLAFELPLVIFYLVIFDVVPYKKLRGSWRIVYVALMILSAMATPDASPITMVLMFAALIALYEVSLLLARIVLAKRIKKQTAELEAEEAAE; translated from the coding sequence ATGCCTATCGGACCGGCACGCATGCCCCTGTTCGACCATTTGGGCGAGCTGCGCATGCGCCTTGTACGCATCGTTGTCTGTCTGGCCGTCGCCGTCGTGGTGTTCTACATGGCCACTCCCACCATGGGCCAGTTCTTGCTGCTGCCCATCGCCGAGTACCTGCCGCACGCGGCCGACGGTTCGGTGGCGCTCGTGGCGCTCGATCCGTTCGAGTCGTTCTCGGTGCGCTTCCTCATTTCCATGTGGGCCGCCATCGTCGCGTGCGCTCCCGTCATCCTGTGGCAGCTGCTGGCGTTTTTCCTGCCGGCGCTGAAGCCCAGCGAGCGCAAATGGTTCGTCCCCACGTTCGCCGTCGCCGTGTTCCTGTTTGTGTTCGGCACGGTGTTCTGCTACGCGATCATCCTCGACCCGGCGTTCCAATGGCTCACTGACCAGGCCATAGGGCTTGGCTACGTCGAGCCGCGCATGTCGACGTACGTGGACATCATCATCAAGTTCGAGCTGGCGTTCGGCCTTGCGTTCGAGCTGCCGCTCGTTATTTTCTACCTGGTCATCTTCGACGTCGTGCCGTACAAGAAGCTGCGCGGCAGCTGGCGCATCGTGTACGTGGCGCTCATGATCCTCTCGGCCATGGCCACGCCGGACGCCTCGCCCATCACCATGGTTCTCATGTTCGCGGCGCTCATCGCGTTGTACGAGGTCAGCCTGCTGCTCGCACGCATCGTGCTGGCCAAGCGCATCAAGAAGCAAACCGCCGAGCTGGAAGCGGAAGAAGCTGCCGAGTAA
- a CDS encoding Sec-independent protein translocase subunit TatA/TatB, translating into MFGIGGFELFLILLFGFLIFGPDKLPAIAKTVGQGIAKFRSAQEEMNKVLKNEVYDPNSDTPFQNPLDVVDKAVTSAKDGVKKVGGSSSSTSKSSANAAKPQAKTAEKQPTKAEEKRQETFSERKARYDAERAAKKAAEAAEAEAKAAEEKEAAKAAKTTAAPAAAKTVADRKPVAAKTAPKSAGATAASDKSADQKLDATSADAEKAAGSSRPSAASLYGTAQTAKTKTGATSAAAKAASKTSADKDAETASPTAATDASASHADAPGAAEEKGAH; encoded by the coding sequence TTGTTTGGTATTGGTGGATTTGAGCTTTTCCTCATTCTGCTGTTCGGTTTTCTCATTTTCGGGCCCGACAAGCTGCCGGCCATTGCAAAAACGGTCGGGCAGGGCATCGCAAAATTCCGCAGCGCCCAAGAGGAAATGAACAAGGTGCTGAAAAACGAGGTGTACGATCCGAATTCCGACACGCCGTTCCAGAACCCGCTCGATGTCGTCGACAAGGCGGTGACCAGCGCAAAGGACGGCGTGAAGAAGGTGGGCGGATCAAGTTCGTCAACGTCGAAGTCCTCCGCGAACGCAGCGAAGCCGCAAGCCAAGACGGCCGAGAAGCAGCCGACGAAGGCCGAGGAAAAGCGCCAGGAAACGTTCTCAGAGCGCAAGGCCCGCTACGACGCGGAACGCGCGGCGAAGAAGGCCGCTGAAGCGGCGGAGGCCGAAGCGAAGGCCGCCGAGGAAAAGGAAGCCGCGAAGGCTGCGAAGACGACAGCGGCCCCGGCCGCCGCAAAGACGGTCGCGGACAGAAAGCCGGTAGCTGCGAAGACGGCCCCAAAGTCCGCCGGCGCCACGGCTGCGTCCGACAAATCAGCCGATCAGAAGCTTGACGCAACCTCGGCCGACGCGGAGAAGGCGGCCGGATCAAGCCGGCCTTCGGCAGCCAGCCTCTACGGCACGGCGCAGACCGCAAAGACGAAGACTGGCGCAACTAGCGCGGCCGCCAAGGCCGCTTCCAAAACCAGCGCGGACAAGGACGCCGAAACGGCTTCCCCAACCGCCGCGACCGACGCTTCCGCATCGCACGCCGACGCACCTGGCGCCGCTGAAGAGAAAGGGGCTCACTAA